From one Candidatus Zixiibacteriota bacterium genomic stretch:
- a CDS encoding DUF456 domain-containing protein → MSASEITYFILTLILMLFGLIGSVLPVIPGIPIIWAAAFLYGLLTGFEQIGFNYLFIFGLLTLLSLVLDWVAGLYGAKKMGASKWGIVGAFVGMIVGLFVGALPGMIIGPFVGAVAFELIAGKASVAALKAGFGTFIGFVAGVIVKLVLAAVMIGVFVRDVLFATQ, encoded by the coding sequence ATGAGCGCTTCGGAGATCACATACTTCATTCTGACGCTTATCTTGATGTTGTTCGGATTGATCGGCAGTGTCCTGCCTGTAATACCGGGGATTCCGATTATATGGGCAGCCGCATTCTTGTATGGACTCCTGACCGGCTTCGAGCAGATCGGCTTCAACTATTTGTTTATTTTCGGACTGCTGACTCTGCTCTCCCTCGTTCTCGACTGGGTAGCCGGACTCTATGGCGCAAAGAAAATGGGCGCCAGCAAATGGGGCATCGTTGGTGCATTCGTCGGTATGATTGTAGGACTCTTCGTCGGTGCTTTGCCCGGAATGATAATCGGTCCGTTCGTCGGGGCGGTCGCCTTTGAACTGATTGCCGGCAAGGCATCCGTAGCTGCGCTAAAAGCAGGCTTCGGGACATTCATTGGATTCGTCGCTGGAGTGATTGTGAAACTCGTGTTGGCGGCTGTGATGATCGGTGTGTTTGTGCGGGATGTTTTGTTTGCCACCCAGTGA